The Methanococcus voltae PS genome segment CAAATAGTAAAACTATAGGCGTAGGAGATTCTTTTGACATAGTATTGTGGGGTAATACTCCCAAGGTATCTGCAATACAGTCCAAATTTAATTATGATACTAGTATGTTAGAATTAACAAATATAGAACTTGGTTCAATTTCTGATAGTGCGTCAAGTAAACGTACAGACCTTTCGTCATCTTTAATAACGATGTTATGGTTTGACCCCAGTACTGCCCCCGAAGGCTATTACAAGATTGCTACACTATCATTTAAAGTTTTAAAGGGTGGAAATACTACTATAATACCTAGAAGCTATGAATTTTCAGATAATAGGGGCGTTTCAGTTATTCCAGTCATTAATTCGGCTAATATAATGGTTTCGGGAGGTATGAAAGCTGAATTAATTCTCAATAAACCAAAACCTAACGTTGATAATAGTGCAGTTTTAAAAATATATGGGATTGACGCATCAGACCCCAATTTAAAAAATATAACCGGTAGTTTTAATTTTAACGCAGATAACAATAATAATGTTGAATTAATTGGTAATTATAATATAAAAGTTGCTAATTCTCAATATAATTATTATATGATTGACACGTCGAAAAATTCATTTGTTATATCCTTAAAAGATGTTTTAGATGAAAATTATGATAAAAGTTATACTTTCAATGAAATTATAGAAATACCTTTAAAATTAAATAATATAGTAGAAGACCCCAAAAATACTATATTATATAATGTTAGCGTTGGAGATAGGACTATATTAGATAAAAAGGTTTTTTACGATAGTTCTACAATATTGGATAATAAACCATACTTTGCTATAGTTCCAGCGGGTTCTTCGACAGCCGTATCCTCAACAGATTTGAAATTCTGTACATATGAGAAATTTAGGCTAAAAGCATTTAATATGAAAGATAATAACCTAACAAAATTTTCAGGTTATATATTTGTAGATGAAGATAAATTCTCAGCAGACCAATTTAAAATATCTCAATTTTCAACAGTGTATGATAAAGTAAATTACTCGGAATTGGAAATAAATGAGAGTTATTTGAAATATAACTTAACATTATCAAAGGGAATTGAAGAAGAGAGTTATACAGTTTTAGAATTTAGAATAACGCCATCTAATAATCAAGATTCTAGTTATCCCTTAATTTTGGGAAATTTTAGCGTTGAAAACAATGATACTAAAGTAAATGTAGATACAAAAGATATAACGGTTAATATATTGGAAAAAGAAGAAAATATGCCCCCTTCTATCTCGATAGGCTATGCAATTTCAGATAACAATTATGTATCTTTCCTTCCTTTTATGATAGACTCTGATGATGATACCGAAGATTTAGAGTTAGAATGGAAATTTGGGGATGGTGACGATTCTACAATGGATGAACCATCTCATAAGTACGATTACGGGCAATATTCCGTATCTTGTACAGTAAATGATAAATTAGATGCAACCGATTCTGTACGGGGTCATTTAATTTTAAAAGAATATAATATCTTAAATTACACTTTTGAGAATTTAAGGGCAAATTTAACTAATTCAAATAATTCAAATAATCTAAATAACGTAAATAGTGCAAATAATATAACCTATAAAGCAACTTTTGAGCTTCACAACCCGTTAAGTGCCGATGTTAGCGCATATGCCACGTTTAAAAACCCTAAAGGCTATAAATTAATTGAAAATAGTACCACCGGCAAATCCCTTAACAAAATTATAATACCTGCAAACGAAAAAAGAAATTTAACTATGTTAATTACTTCATCATCGAAAAAACCATTTGACGTAAAGTGGGACGTTAAATATTATCCAAGCTCTAAAACACAGGATGATGATTTTTATATCCAATATTATGAATGGAATTTTGTAGAAAAATCATTTGAAGGCGTTATTACTTCAATAAACAGTCCCAAATACAAAGATATTACATTGGGTAATCAGGAAATGACTTTTAAAGTAAATAGGGTTCCTGAGATAAAAGAGTATGAAATTACGAAGAAAATTGAGGTTATATCGCCTAATTCTGTAGTTTTATACTTAATTTTAACAGTCATAAGCTTTACCATGGGTTTATCATTTGCAATCGTTGTAAAAAATCCTAGAAACCGCAGAATTTTATTATATCGCTTAAGAAATAATTTTAGGAAGATTTATGACCATATTAGGGGTTATTAAATTAAAATATGATAATAGCAATAGTATAAACTAATATAATAATATAAAATATAAAAAATATAAAAAAATTATTTTTTTAGTTATTTTTAAATTCTTGACCATTCAATGCCTAATTCTTCGAGCCATTGTATGTATCTTCTTTTATCTTCGCCATATAATCCTTTCCAATCAATTAAAACAATATCTACTGGCTGTTTAGTTAAAAGTTGCATAAACATAT includes the following:
- a CDS encoding cohesin domain-containing protein produces the protein MVIKNKIKLKFSICLITLLFMLFIIPNSCMAITPNTDYKMSLEPNSKTIGVGDSFDIVLWGNTPKVSAIQSKFNYDTSMLELTNIELGSISDSASSKRTDLSSSLITMLWFDPSTAPEGYYKIATLSFKVLKGGNTTIIPRSYEFSDNRGVSVIPVINSANIMVSGGMKAELILNKPKPNVDNSAVLKIYGIDASDPNLKNITGSFNFNADNNNNVELIGNYNIKVANSQYNYYMIDTSKNSFVISLKDVLDENYDKSYTFNEIIEIPLKLNNIVEDPKNTILYNVSVGDRTILDKKVFYDSSTILDNKPYFAIVPAGSSTAVSSTDLKFCTYEKFRLKAFNMKDNNLTKFSGYIFVDEDKFSADQFKISQFSTVYDKVNYSELEINESYLKYNLTLSKGIEEESYTVLEFRITPSNNQDSSYPLILGNFSVENNDTKVNVDTKDITVNILEKEENMPPSISIGYAISDNNYVSFLPFMIDSDDDTEDLELEWKFGDGDDSTMDEPSHKYDYGQYSVSCTVNDKLDATDSVRGHLILKEYNILNYTFENLRANLTNSNNSNNLNNVNSANNITYKATFELHNPLSADVSAYATFKNPKGYKLIENSTTGKSLNKIIIPANEKRNLTMLITSSSKKPFDVKWDVKYYPSSKTQDDDFYIQYYEWNFVEKSFEGVITSINSPKYKDITLGNQEMTFKVNRVPEIKEYEITKKIEVISPNSVVLYLILTVISFTMGLSFAIVVKNPRNRRILLYRLRNNFRKIYDHIRGY